Proteins from one Sarcophilus harrisii chromosome 2, mSarHar1.11, whole genome shotgun sequence genomic window:
- the ANGEL1 gene encoding protein angel homolog 1 isoform X2: MLSVPFPGLLPAADHLARLSPRSTLLFCVMMYPAGPGSGDSPEGFPEQQRLQPQIGDCTARTLDAFFTCRKNALLAKSSSPQVEGGFAMAPRGLDQEEREGLLHQWREEGASRLPTSVNEGPPLEKGLASGSLALLMASPEEQRDAASEDKWSNVQLSDLRATETLEEPFSDLAGIPGEEQLEGVDGTVWTAVPMQAGPQFADCAVLPVGTLTTERWEEDPAVVAWSIAPESVPEEEAPVWPFEGLGQLQPPPVEIPYHEILWREWEDLSVQPDPQGLDSGEVPQFQFTVMSYNILAQDLVQQSSELYLHCHPDILNWNYRFSNLVQEFQHWDPDILCLQEVQEDHYWEQLEPTLRMMGFTCFYKRRTGCKTDGCAVCYKHSRFRLLCASPVEYFRPGLELLNRDNVGLVLLLQPLVPESLGQITVGPLCVANTHVLYNPRRGDVKLAQVAILLAEVDKVARLADGSYCPIILCGDLNSVPDSPLYNFIRNGQLQYQGMPAWKVSGQEDFSHQLYQRKLLTPLWPSSLGITDSCQYVTPCHPKRSERRKYGRDFLLRFRFCDSAFQRPMGLVLIEGVTDARPERPAGWSQSLPEADPPDPEPFFPRASGTIQHSLNLTSVYSHFLPQQGRPEVTTMPLGLGATVDYIFFSAEPCENGHRASRRLYRDGALKLLGRLSLLSEDVLWAANGLPNPFCSSDHLCLLASFGMEVTAP, translated from the exons ATGCTTTCTTCACGTGTCGGAAAAATGCTCTCCTGGCCAAGAGCTCGTCCCCCCAGGTGGAGGGTGGCTTTGCCATGGCCCCTCGGGGCCTAGACCAGGAAGAGCGGGAAGGCCTGCTGCACCAGTGGCGAGAGGAAGGGGCCAGCAGGCTGCCCACATCTGTCAATGAGGGGCCTCCTCTAGAGAAGGGGCTGGCCTCAGGCAGCTTGGCTCTTTTGATGGCCAGCCCTGAAGAGCAGCGGGATGCTGCTTCAGAGGATAAGTGGTCCAATGTTCAGCTGAGTGACTTGCGGGCTACAGAGACCCTGGAGGAGCCTTTCTCCGACTTGGCCGGGATTCCAGGAGAGGAGCAGCTGGAAGGTGTGGATGGCACAGTATGGACTGCTGTCCCAATGCAGGCAGGACCCCAATTTGCAGATTGTGCTGTCCTGCCTGTGGGCACCCTTACTACAGAGCGGTGGGAAGAGGACCCTGCAGTTGTGGCTTGGAGCATAGCACCAGAGTCAGTGCCAGAGGAGGAAGCACCAGTTTGGCCCTTTGAGGGTCTTGGTCAATTGCAGCCTCCTCCAGTTGAAATACCTTATCATG AAATCTTATGGCGAGAATGGGAGGATCTCTCTGTCCAGCCAGATCCTCAAGGCCTAGACTCGGGGGAGGTTCCTCAGTTCCAGTTTACTGTCATGTCATATAATATTCTGGCCCAGGATCTGGTACAGCAGAGCTCTGAGCTCTACCTGCACTGCCATCCAGACATTCTGAATTGGAATTATCGATTCTCCAACCTTGTGCAGGAATTCCAGCACTGGGACCCTGAC ATTCTTTGTCTCCAGGAGGTTCAGGAAGACCACTACTGGGAACAACTAGAGCCAACACTGCGGATGATGG GCTTTACTTGTTTCTACAAGAGGAGGACTGGGTGTAAGACAGATGGCTGTGCTGTTTGCTACAAACATTCCCGGTTCCGACTGCTTTGTGCCAGTCCTGTGGAGTATTTCCGGCCTGGTCTGGAACTCCTTAACCGGGATAATGTGGGATTGGTTCTGCTGCTACAGCCACTGGTCCCAGAGAGCTTGGGACAGATAACCGTGGGTCCCCTGTGTGTGGCCAACACCCATGTGCTGTACAACCCCCGTAGGGGTGATGTCAAGCTGGCTCAGGTGGCCATCCTCCTGGCTGAAGTGGATAAGGTGGCAAGGTTAGCAGATGGCAGTTACTGCCCCATCATCTTGTGCGGGGACCTCAACTCTGTCCCTGACTCACCACTCTACAACTTCATCAGGAATGGACAACTCCAGTACCAAGGCATGCCAGCTTGGAAG GTGTCTGGGCAGGAAGACTTCTCCCATCAGCTTTACCAGCGGAAGCTGCTGACCCCACTGTGGCCTAGCTCCTTGGGCATCACTGACAGCTGTCAGTACGTTACTCCCTGTCACCCCAAGAGATCAG AGAGACGCAAGTATGGCCGGGACTTCTTGCTGCGTTTCCGCTTCTGTGACAGTGCCTTCCAGCGGCCGATGGGACTGGTCCTGATCGAAGGAGTGACAGATGCTAGACCAG AGCGTCCTGCTGGCTGGTCCCAGTCTCTCCCTGAAGCGGACCCACCTGATCCGGAACCCTTCTTCCCCAG GGCTTCGGGCACCATCCAGCATAGCCTCAACCTGACCTCAGTTTATAGCCACTTCCTGCCCCAGCAAGGCCGCCCAGAGGTCACCACAATGCCCTTGGGTCTTGGAGCGACAGTGGATTACATTTTCTTCTCGGCTGAACCCTGCGAAAATGGACACAGAGCGA GTCGCAGGCTATACCGGGACGGAGCCCTCAAGTTGCTTGGCCGTCTCTCCCTCCTCTCCGAAGATGTCCTTTGGGCTGCCAATGGCTTACCCAACCCCTTCTGTTCTTCAGACCACCTCTGCCTGTTGGCCAGCTTTGGGATGGAGGTCACCGCCCCATGA
- the ANGEL1 gene encoding protein angel homolog 1 isoform X1 produces the protein MLSVPFPGLLPAADHLARLSPRSTLLFCVMMYPAGPGSGDSPEGFPEQQRLQPQIGDCTARTLDAFFTCRKNALLAKSSSPQVEGGFAMAPRGLDQEEREGLLHQWREEGASRLPTSVNEGPPLEKGLASGSLALLMASPEEQRDAASEDKWSNVQLSDLRATETLEEPFSDLAGIPGEEQLEGVDGTVWTAVPMQAGPQFADCAVLPVGTLTTERWEEDPAVVAWSIAPESVPEEEAPVWPFEGLGQLQPPPVEIPYHEILWREWEDLSVQPDPQGLDSGEVPQFQFTVMSYNILAQDLVQQSSELYLHCHPDILNWNYRFSNLVQEFQHWDPDILCLQEVQEDHYWEQLEPTLRMMGFTCFYKRRTGCKTDGCAVCYKHSRFRLLCASPVEYFRPGLELLNRDNVGLVLLLQPLVPESLGQITVGPLCVANTHVLYNPRRGDVKLAQVAILLAEVDKVARLADGSYCPIILCGDLNSVPDSPLYNFIRNGQLQYQGMPAWKVSGQEDFSHQLYQRKLLTPLWPSSLGITDSCQYVTPCHPKRSERRKYGRDFLLRFRFCDSAFQRPMGLVLIEGVTDARPERPAGWSQSLPEADPPDPEPFFPRASGTIQHSLNLTSVYSHFLPQQGRPEVTTMPLGLGATVDYIFFSAEPCENGHRASESGRRLYRDGALKLLGRLSLLSEDVLWAANGLPNPFCSSDHLCLLASFGMEVTAP, from the exons ATGCTTTCTTCACGTGTCGGAAAAATGCTCTCCTGGCCAAGAGCTCGTCCCCCCAGGTGGAGGGTGGCTTTGCCATGGCCCCTCGGGGCCTAGACCAGGAAGAGCGGGAAGGCCTGCTGCACCAGTGGCGAGAGGAAGGGGCCAGCAGGCTGCCCACATCTGTCAATGAGGGGCCTCCTCTAGAGAAGGGGCTGGCCTCAGGCAGCTTGGCTCTTTTGATGGCCAGCCCTGAAGAGCAGCGGGATGCTGCTTCAGAGGATAAGTGGTCCAATGTTCAGCTGAGTGACTTGCGGGCTACAGAGACCCTGGAGGAGCCTTTCTCCGACTTGGCCGGGATTCCAGGAGAGGAGCAGCTGGAAGGTGTGGATGGCACAGTATGGACTGCTGTCCCAATGCAGGCAGGACCCCAATTTGCAGATTGTGCTGTCCTGCCTGTGGGCACCCTTACTACAGAGCGGTGGGAAGAGGACCCTGCAGTTGTGGCTTGGAGCATAGCACCAGAGTCAGTGCCAGAGGAGGAAGCACCAGTTTGGCCCTTTGAGGGTCTTGGTCAATTGCAGCCTCCTCCAGTTGAAATACCTTATCATG AAATCTTATGGCGAGAATGGGAGGATCTCTCTGTCCAGCCAGATCCTCAAGGCCTAGACTCGGGGGAGGTTCCTCAGTTCCAGTTTACTGTCATGTCATATAATATTCTGGCCCAGGATCTGGTACAGCAGAGCTCTGAGCTCTACCTGCACTGCCATCCAGACATTCTGAATTGGAATTATCGATTCTCCAACCTTGTGCAGGAATTCCAGCACTGGGACCCTGAC ATTCTTTGTCTCCAGGAGGTTCAGGAAGACCACTACTGGGAACAACTAGAGCCAACACTGCGGATGATGG GCTTTACTTGTTTCTACAAGAGGAGGACTGGGTGTAAGACAGATGGCTGTGCTGTTTGCTACAAACATTCCCGGTTCCGACTGCTTTGTGCCAGTCCTGTGGAGTATTTCCGGCCTGGTCTGGAACTCCTTAACCGGGATAATGTGGGATTGGTTCTGCTGCTACAGCCACTGGTCCCAGAGAGCTTGGGACAGATAACCGTGGGTCCCCTGTGTGTGGCCAACACCCATGTGCTGTACAACCCCCGTAGGGGTGATGTCAAGCTGGCTCAGGTGGCCATCCTCCTGGCTGAAGTGGATAAGGTGGCAAGGTTAGCAGATGGCAGTTACTGCCCCATCATCTTGTGCGGGGACCTCAACTCTGTCCCTGACTCACCACTCTACAACTTCATCAGGAATGGACAACTCCAGTACCAAGGCATGCCAGCTTGGAAG GTGTCTGGGCAGGAAGACTTCTCCCATCAGCTTTACCAGCGGAAGCTGCTGACCCCACTGTGGCCTAGCTCCTTGGGCATCACTGACAGCTGTCAGTACGTTACTCCCTGTCACCCCAAGAGATCAG AGAGACGCAAGTATGGCCGGGACTTCTTGCTGCGTTTCCGCTTCTGTGACAGTGCCTTCCAGCGGCCGATGGGACTGGTCCTGATCGAAGGAGTGACAGATGCTAGACCAG AGCGTCCTGCTGGCTGGTCCCAGTCTCTCCCTGAAGCGGACCCACCTGATCCGGAACCCTTCTTCCCCAG GGCTTCGGGCACCATCCAGCATAGCCTCAACCTGACCTCAGTTTATAGCCACTTCCTGCCCCAGCAAGGCCGCCCAGAGGTCACCACAATGCCCTTGGGTCTTGGAGCGACAGTGGATTACATTTTCTTCTCGGCTGAACCCTGCGAAAATGGACACAGAGCGAGTGAGTCTG GTCGCAGGCTATACCGGGACGGAGCCCTCAAGTTGCTTGGCCGTCTCTCCCTCCTCTCCGAAGATGTCCTTTGGGCTGCCAATGGCTTACCCAACCCCTTCTGTTCTTCAGACCACCTCTGCCTGTTGGCCAGCTTTGGGATGGAGGTCACCGCCCCATGA
- the ANGEL1 gene encoding protein angel homolog 1 isoform X3: protein MMYPAGPGSGDSPEGFPEQQRLQPQIGDCTARTLDAFFTCRKNALLAKSSSPQVEGGFAMAPRGLDQEEREGLLHQWREEGASRLPTSVNEGPPLEKGLASGSLALLMASPEEQRDAASEDKWSNVQLSDLRATETLEEPFSDLAGIPGEEQLEGVDGTVWTAVPMQAGPQFADCAVLPVGTLTTERWEEDPAVVAWSIAPESVPEEEAPVWPFEGLGQLQPPPVEIPYHEILWREWEDLSVQPDPQGLDSGEVPQFQFTVMSYNILAQDLVQQSSELYLHCHPDILNWNYRFSNLVQEFQHWDPDILCLQEVQEDHYWEQLEPTLRMMGFTCFYKRRTGCKTDGCAVCYKHSRFRLLCASPVEYFRPGLELLNRDNVGLVLLLQPLVPESLGQITVGPLCVANTHVLYNPRRGDVKLAQVAILLAEVDKVARLADGSYCPIILCGDLNSVPDSPLYNFIRNGQLQYQGMPAWKVSGQEDFSHQLYQRKLLTPLWPSSLGITDSCQYVTPCHPKRSERRKYGRDFLLRFRFCDSAFQRPMGLVLIEGVTDARPERPAGWSQSLPEADPPDPEPFFPRASGTIQHSLNLTSVYSHFLPQQGRPEVTTMPLGLGATVDYIFFSAEPCENGHRASESGRRLYRDGALKLLGRLSLLSEDVLWAANGLPNPFCSSDHLCLLASFGMEVTAP, encoded by the exons ATGCTTTCTTCACGTGTCGGAAAAATGCTCTCCTGGCCAAGAGCTCGTCCCCCCAGGTGGAGGGTGGCTTTGCCATGGCCCCTCGGGGCCTAGACCAGGAAGAGCGGGAAGGCCTGCTGCACCAGTGGCGAGAGGAAGGGGCCAGCAGGCTGCCCACATCTGTCAATGAGGGGCCTCCTCTAGAGAAGGGGCTGGCCTCAGGCAGCTTGGCTCTTTTGATGGCCAGCCCTGAAGAGCAGCGGGATGCTGCTTCAGAGGATAAGTGGTCCAATGTTCAGCTGAGTGACTTGCGGGCTACAGAGACCCTGGAGGAGCCTTTCTCCGACTTGGCCGGGATTCCAGGAGAGGAGCAGCTGGAAGGTGTGGATGGCACAGTATGGACTGCTGTCCCAATGCAGGCAGGACCCCAATTTGCAGATTGTGCTGTCCTGCCTGTGGGCACCCTTACTACAGAGCGGTGGGAAGAGGACCCTGCAGTTGTGGCTTGGAGCATAGCACCAGAGTCAGTGCCAGAGGAGGAAGCACCAGTTTGGCCCTTTGAGGGTCTTGGTCAATTGCAGCCTCCTCCAGTTGAAATACCTTATCATG AAATCTTATGGCGAGAATGGGAGGATCTCTCTGTCCAGCCAGATCCTCAAGGCCTAGACTCGGGGGAGGTTCCTCAGTTCCAGTTTACTGTCATGTCATATAATATTCTGGCCCAGGATCTGGTACAGCAGAGCTCTGAGCTCTACCTGCACTGCCATCCAGACATTCTGAATTGGAATTATCGATTCTCCAACCTTGTGCAGGAATTCCAGCACTGGGACCCTGAC ATTCTTTGTCTCCAGGAGGTTCAGGAAGACCACTACTGGGAACAACTAGAGCCAACACTGCGGATGATGG GCTTTACTTGTTTCTACAAGAGGAGGACTGGGTGTAAGACAGATGGCTGTGCTGTTTGCTACAAACATTCCCGGTTCCGACTGCTTTGTGCCAGTCCTGTGGAGTATTTCCGGCCTGGTCTGGAACTCCTTAACCGGGATAATGTGGGATTGGTTCTGCTGCTACAGCCACTGGTCCCAGAGAGCTTGGGACAGATAACCGTGGGTCCCCTGTGTGTGGCCAACACCCATGTGCTGTACAACCCCCGTAGGGGTGATGTCAAGCTGGCTCAGGTGGCCATCCTCCTGGCTGAAGTGGATAAGGTGGCAAGGTTAGCAGATGGCAGTTACTGCCCCATCATCTTGTGCGGGGACCTCAACTCTGTCCCTGACTCACCACTCTACAACTTCATCAGGAATGGACAACTCCAGTACCAAGGCATGCCAGCTTGGAAG GTGTCTGGGCAGGAAGACTTCTCCCATCAGCTTTACCAGCGGAAGCTGCTGACCCCACTGTGGCCTAGCTCCTTGGGCATCACTGACAGCTGTCAGTACGTTACTCCCTGTCACCCCAAGAGATCAG AGAGACGCAAGTATGGCCGGGACTTCTTGCTGCGTTTCCGCTTCTGTGACAGTGCCTTCCAGCGGCCGATGGGACTGGTCCTGATCGAAGGAGTGACAGATGCTAGACCAG AGCGTCCTGCTGGCTGGTCCCAGTCTCTCCCTGAAGCGGACCCACCTGATCCGGAACCCTTCTTCCCCAG GGCTTCGGGCACCATCCAGCATAGCCTCAACCTGACCTCAGTTTATAGCCACTTCCTGCCCCAGCAAGGCCGCCCAGAGGTCACCACAATGCCCTTGGGTCTTGGAGCGACAGTGGATTACATTTTCTTCTCGGCTGAACCCTGCGAAAATGGACACAGAGCGAGTGAGTCTG GTCGCAGGCTATACCGGGACGGAGCCCTCAAGTTGCTTGGCCGTCTCTCCCTCCTCTCCGAAGATGTCCTTTGGGCTGCCAATGGCTTACCCAACCCCTTCTGTTCTTCAGACCACCTCTGCCTGTTGGCCAGCTTTGGGATGGAGGTCACCGCCCCATGA
- the ANGEL1 gene encoding protein angel homolog 1 isoform X4, translating to MIGSCLCYLLLPAARLCRVLSDAFFTCRKNALLAKSSSPQVEGGFAMAPRGLDQEEREGLLHQWREEGASRLPTSVNEGPPLEKGLASGSLALLMASPEEQRDAASEDKWSNVQLSDLRATETLEEPFSDLAGIPGEEQLEGVDGTVWTAVPMQAGPQFADCAVLPVGTLTTERWEEDPAVVAWSIAPESVPEEEAPVWPFEGLGQLQPPPVEIPYHEILWREWEDLSVQPDPQGLDSGEVPQFQFTVMSYNILAQDLVQQSSELYLHCHPDILNWNYRFSNLVQEFQHWDPDILCLQEVQEDHYWEQLEPTLRMMGFTCFYKRRTGCKTDGCAVCYKHSRFRLLCASPVEYFRPGLELLNRDNVGLVLLLQPLVPESLGQITVGPLCVANTHVLYNPRRGDVKLAQVAILLAEVDKVARLADGSYCPIILCGDLNSVPDSPLYNFIRNGQLQYQGMPAWKVSGQEDFSHQLYQRKLLTPLWPSSLGITDSCQYVTPCHPKRSERRKYGRDFLLRFRFCDSAFQRPMGLVLIEGVTDARPERPAGWSQSLPEADPPDPEPFFPRASGTIQHSLNLTSVYSHFLPQQGRPEVTTMPLGLGATVDYIFFSAEPCENGHRASESGRRLYRDGALKLLGRLSLLSEDVLWAANGLPNPFCSSDHLCLLASFGMEVTAP from the exons ATGCTTTCTTCACGTGTCGGAAAAATGCTCTCCTGGCCAAGAGCTCGTCCCCCCAGGTGGAGGGTGGCTTTGCCATGGCCCCTCGGGGCCTAGACCAGGAAGAGCGGGAAGGCCTGCTGCACCAGTGGCGAGAGGAAGGGGCCAGCAGGCTGCCCACATCTGTCAATGAGGGGCCTCCTCTAGAGAAGGGGCTGGCCTCAGGCAGCTTGGCTCTTTTGATGGCCAGCCCTGAAGAGCAGCGGGATGCTGCTTCAGAGGATAAGTGGTCCAATGTTCAGCTGAGTGACTTGCGGGCTACAGAGACCCTGGAGGAGCCTTTCTCCGACTTGGCCGGGATTCCAGGAGAGGAGCAGCTGGAAGGTGTGGATGGCACAGTATGGACTGCTGTCCCAATGCAGGCAGGACCCCAATTTGCAGATTGTGCTGTCCTGCCTGTGGGCACCCTTACTACAGAGCGGTGGGAAGAGGACCCTGCAGTTGTGGCTTGGAGCATAGCACCAGAGTCAGTGCCAGAGGAGGAAGCACCAGTTTGGCCCTTTGAGGGTCTTGGTCAATTGCAGCCTCCTCCAGTTGAAATACCTTATCATG AAATCTTATGGCGAGAATGGGAGGATCTCTCTGTCCAGCCAGATCCTCAAGGCCTAGACTCGGGGGAGGTTCCTCAGTTCCAGTTTACTGTCATGTCATATAATATTCTGGCCCAGGATCTGGTACAGCAGAGCTCTGAGCTCTACCTGCACTGCCATCCAGACATTCTGAATTGGAATTATCGATTCTCCAACCTTGTGCAGGAATTCCAGCACTGGGACCCTGAC ATTCTTTGTCTCCAGGAGGTTCAGGAAGACCACTACTGGGAACAACTAGAGCCAACACTGCGGATGATGG GCTTTACTTGTTTCTACAAGAGGAGGACTGGGTGTAAGACAGATGGCTGTGCTGTTTGCTACAAACATTCCCGGTTCCGACTGCTTTGTGCCAGTCCTGTGGAGTATTTCCGGCCTGGTCTGGAACTCCTTAACCGGGATAATGTGGGATTGGTTCTGCTGCTACAGCCACTGGTCCCAGAGAGCTTGGGACAGATAACCGTGGGTCCCCTGTGTGTGGCCAACACCCATGTGCTGTACAACCCCCGTAGGGGTGATGTCAAGCTGGCTCAGGTGGCCATCCTCCTGGCTGAAGTGGATAAGGTGGCAAGGTTAGCAGATGGCAGTTACTGCCCCATCATCTTGTGCGGGGACCTCAACTCTGTCCCTGACTCACCACTCTACAACTTCATCAGGAATGGACAACTCCAGTACCAAGGCATGCCAGCTTGGAAG GTGTCTGGGCAGGAAGACTTCTCCCATCAGCTTTACCAGCGGAAGCTGCTGACCCCACTGTGGCCTAGCTCCTTGGGCATCACTGACAGCTGTCAGTACGTTACTCCCTGTCACCCCAAGAGATCAG AGAGACGCAAGTATGGCCGGGACTTCTTGCTGCGTTTCCGCTTCTGTGACAGTGCCTTCCAGCGGCCGATGGGACTGGTCCTGATCGAAGGAGTGACAGATGCTAGACCAG AGCGTCCTGCTGGCTGGTCCCAGTCTCTCCCTGAAGCGGACCCACCTGATCCGGAACCCTTCTTCCCCAG GGCTTCGGGCACCATCCAGCATAGCCTCAACCTGACCTCAGTTTATAGCCACTTCCTGCCCCAGCAAGGCCGCCCAGAGGTCACCACAATGCCCTTGGGTCTTGGAGCGACAGTGGATTACATTTTCTTCTCGGCTGAACCCTGCGAAAATGGACACAGAGCGAGTGAGTCTG GTCGCAGGCTATACCGGGACGGAGCCCTCAAGTTGCTTGGCCGTCTCTCCCTCCTCTCCGAAGATGTCCTTTGGGCTGCCAATGGCTTACCCAACCCCTTCTGTTCTTCAGACCACCTCTGCCTGTTGGCCAGCTTTGGGATGGAGGTCACCGCCCCATGA
- the ANGEL1 gene encoding protein angel homolog 1 isoform X5, whose translation MIGSCLCYLLLPAARLCRVLSDAFFTCRKNALLAKSSSPQVEGGFAMAPRGLDQEEREGLLHQWREEGASRLPTSVNEGPPLEKGLASGSLALLMASPEEQRDAASEDKWSNVQLSDLRATETLEEPFSDLAGIPGEEQLEGVDGTVWTAVPMQAGPQFADCAVLPVGTLTTERWEEDPAVVAWSIAPESVPEEEAPVWPFEGLGQLQPPPVEIPYHEILWREWEDLSVQPDPQGLDSGEVPQFQFTVMSYNILAQDLVQQSSELYLHCHPDILNWNYRFSNLVQEFQHWDPDILCLQEVQEDHYWEQLEPTLRMMGFTCFYKRRTGCKTDGCAVCYKHSRFRLLCASPVEYFRPGLELLNRDNVGLVLLLQPLVPESLGQITVGPLCVANTHVLYNPRRGDVKLAQVAILLAEVDKVARLADGSYCPIILCGDLNSVPDSPLYNFIRNGQLQYQGMPAWKVSGQEDFSHQLYQRKLLTPLWPSSLGITDSCQYVTPCHPKRSERRKYGRDFLLRFRFCDSAFQRPMGLVLIEGVTDARPERPAGWSQSLPEADPPDPEPFFPRASGTIQHSLNLTSVYSHFLPQQGRPEVTTMPLGLGATVDYIFFSAEPCENGHRASRRLYRDGALKLLGRLSLLSEDVLWAANGLPNPFCSSDHLCLLASFGMEVTAP comes from the exons ATGCTTTCTTCACGTGTCGGAAAAATGCTCTCCTGGCCAAGAGCTCGTCCCCCCAGGTGGAGGGTGGCTTTGCCATGGCCCCTCGGGGCCTAGACCAGGAAGAGCGGGAAGGCCTGCTGCACCAGTGGCGAGAGGAAGGGGCCAGCAGGCTGCCCACATCTGTCAATGAGGGGCCTCCTCTAGAGAAGGGGCTGGCCTCAGGCAGCTTGGCTCTTTTGATGGCCAGCCCTGAAGAGCAGCGGGATGCTGCTTCAGAGGATAAGTGGTCCAATGTTCAGCTGAGTGACTTGCGGGCTACAGAGACCCTGGAGGAGCCTTTCTCCGACTTGGCCGGGATTCCAGGAGAGGAGCAGCTGGAAGGTGTGGATGGCACAGTATGGACTGCTGTCCCAATGCAGGCAGGACCCCAATTTGCAGATTGTGCTGTCCTGCCTGTGGGCACCCTTACTACAGAGCGGTGGGAAGAGGACCCTGCAGTTGTGGCTTGGAGCATAGCACCAGAGTCAGTGCCAGAGGAGGAAGCACCAGTTTGGCCCTTTGAGGGTCTTGGTCAATTGCAGCCTCCTCCAGTTGAAATACCTTATCATG AAATCTTATGGCGAGAATGGGAGGATCTCTCTGTCCAGCCAGATCCTCAAGGCCTAGACTCGGGGGAGGTTCCTCAGTTCCAGTTTACTGTCATGTCATATAATATTCTGGCCCAGGATCTGGTACAGCAGAGCTCTGAGCTCTACCTGCACTGCCATCCAGACATTCTGAATTGGAATTATCGATTCTCCAACCTTGTGCAGGAATTCCAGCACTGGGACCCTGAC ATTCTTTGTCTCCAGGAGGTTCAGGAAGACCACTACTGGGAACAACTAGAGCCAACACTGCGGATGATGG GCTTTACTTGTTTCTACAAGAGGAGGACTGGGTGTAAGACAGATGGCTGTGCTGTTTGCTACAAACATTCCCGGTTCCGACTGCTTTGTGCCAGTCCTGTGGAGTATTTCCGGCCTGGTCTGGAACTCCTTAACCGGGATAATGTGGGATTGGTTCTGCTGCTACAGCCACTGGTCCCAGAGAGCTTGGGACAGATAACCGTGGGTCCCCTGTGTGTGGCCAACACCCATGTGCTGTACAACCCCCGTAGGGGTGATGTCAAGCTGGCTCAGGTGGCCATCCTCCTGGCTGAAGTGGATAAGGTGGCAAGGTTAGCAGATGGCAGTTACTGCCCCATCATCTTGTGCGGGGACCTCAACTCTGTCCCTGACTCACCACTCTACAACTTCATCAGGAATGGACAACTCCAGTACCAAGGCATGCCAGCTTGGAAG GTGTCTGGGCAGGAAGACTTCTCCCATCAGCTTTACCAGCGGAAGCTGCTGACCCCACTGTGGCCTAGCTCCTTGGGCATCACTGACAGCTGTCAGTACGTTACTCCCTGTCACCCCAAGAGATCAG AGAGACGCAAGTATGGCCGGGACTTCTTGCTGCGTTTCCGCTTCTGTGACAGTGCCTTCCAGCGGCCGATGGGACTGGTCCTGATCGAAGGAGTGACAGATGCTAGACCAG AGCGTCCTGCTGGCTGGTCCCAGTCTCTCCCTGAAGCGGACCCACCTGATCCGGAACCCTTCTTCCCCAG GGCTTCGGGCACCATCCAGCATAGCCTCAACCTGACCTCAGTTTATAGCCACTTCCTGCCCCAGCAAGGCCGCCCAGAGGTCACCACAATGCCCTTGGGTCTTGGAGCGACAGTGGATTACATTTTCTTCTCGGCTGAACCCTGCGAAAATGGACACAGAGCGA GTCGCAGGCTATACCGGGACGGAGCCCTCAAGTTGCTTGGCCGTCTCTCCCTCCTCTCCGAAGATGTCCTTTGGGCTGCCAATGGCTTACCCAACCCCTTCTGTTCTTCAGACCACCTCTGCCTGTTGGCCAGCTTTGGGATGGAGGTCACCGCCCCATGA